From Candidatus Tanganyikabacteria bacterium:
TCCGAAAGCCGAGCCACATCGCCGGTCATAGCGGCTTGGCCGATGAAAGGATTTCGTCCTTGAGGTAAGGGCTCAATCCACCATCGGTAACAACATCCACATCGCACTCCAGCAGGTTCTTTAGCTCACGCTCAAAGGCGACCAGCTTCAAGAGGCTACGATGGAA
This genomic window contains:
- a CDS encoding nucleotidyltransferase family protein codes for the protein MTMREKVAQRREEILRLADKFGATNVRIFGSVAKGEERPDSDIDFLVEFHRSLLKLVAFERELKNLLECDVDVVTDGGLSPYLKDEILSSAKPL